A part of Drosophila bipectinata strain 14024-0381.07 chromosome 3L, DbipHiC1v2, whole genome shotgun sequence genomic DNA contains:
- the Mi-2 gene encoding chromodomain-helicase-DNA-binding protein Mi-2 homolog isoform X2 — MASEEENDDNFQEEEEAQEDNAQVAELSNDSDAPLKPNNDEDDDYDPEDNRKKKKGKKRKTRKGEEKGRKKKKRKKNESEEDSDFVQHDEEVEYASTSKRGRKRKEEKQAAKEKESASSGMPSVEDVCSAFSVCDVEIEYSEEELQSLTTYKSFMQHVRPILQKENPKIAAPKLMMLVAAKWREFCESNPHIQQEGGAAGSGSGGQGDQEAEEPRSSRSSRNEKPDDIYEEAAEEEEEEEEEEKKPRRKRSGRGKKGRRPSGKVPTLKIKLGKRKRDSSDDEQDASGASERDSDLEFERMLQKSDDSADEKEAPAKAEAAAPAAQDDGSGAPVVRKKAKTKIGNKFKKKNKLKKTKNFPEGEDGEHEHQDYCEVCQQGGEIILCDTCPRAYHLVCLEPELDEPPEGKWSCPHCEADGGAAEEEDDDEHQEFCRVCKDGGELLCCDSCPSAYHTFCLNPPLDTIPDGDWRCPRCSCPPLTGKAEKIITWRWVVRTDADGPSTSKGSKSSNTRIREYFIKWHNMSYWHCEWVSEVQLDVHHPLMIRSFQRKYDMEEPPKFEESLDEADTRYKRIQRHKDKVGMKADDDADDLEERFYKNGVKPEWLIVQRVINHRTARDGSTMYLVKWRELPYDKSTWEEEGDDIPGLRQAIDYYQDLRAVCTSENTRSSSKKNKKGRRSKLKAEDDEDRPVKHYTPPPEKPTTDLKKKYEGQPAFLEGTGMQLHPYQIEGINWLRYSWGQGIDTILADEMGLGKTIQTVTFLYSLYKEGHCRGPFLVAVPLSTLVNWEREFELWAPDFYCITYIGDKDSRAVIRENELSFEEGAIRGSKVSRLRTTQYKFNVLLTSYELISMDAACLGSIDWAVLVVDEAHRLKSNQSKFFRILNSYAIAYKLLLTGTPLQNNLEELFHLLNFLSRDKFNDLQAFQGEFADVSKEEQVKRLHEMLGPHMLRRLKTDVLKNMPSKSEFIVRVELSAMQKKFYKFILTKNYEALNSKSGGGSCSLINIMMDLKKCCNHPYLFPSAAEEAPTSAGGLYEINSLTKAAGKLVLLSKMLKQLKSQNHRVLIFSQMTKMLDILEDFLEGEQYKYERIDGGITGTVRQEAIDRFNAPGAQQFVFLLSTRAGGLGINLATADTVIIYDSDWNPHNDIQAFSRAHRIGQANKVMIYRFVTRNSVEERVTQVAKRKMMLTHLVVRPGMGGKGANFTKQELDDILRFGTEDLFKEDDKEEAIHYDDKAVAELLDRTNRGIEEKESWANEYLSSFKVASYATKEEEEEEETEIIKQDAENSDPAYWVKLLRHHYEQHQEDVGRSLGKGKRVRKQVNYTDGGVVAADTTRDDSNWQDNGSEYNSEYSAGSDEDGGDDDFDDQNGGERKAKRRLERRDDRPLPPLLARVGGNIEVLGFNARQRKSFLNAIMRYGMPPQDAFNSQWLVRDLRGKSERNFKAYVSLFMRHLCEPGADNAETFADGVPREGLSRQHVLTRIGVMSLIRKKVQEFEHINGYYSMPELILKPCEPVRALAKQEASSLEATTAAGGKAEVDKSATTSNSATPATSAAPSPAPASDKGEEKDKDEKEKTSSEKSDVKQEQEEAEEDKKPTDVKQEQSGEDASADSKPSETEVKAEVAKTEPKEEAKDTELKDEPKTEEDDKEKEKEKEKLEDKKPIPIDDDDDDVMIVKEDGELEKPNATSPKDHKAAAAAAAAAAGTTGAAGKGVEDSLEVLKRKFMFNIADGGFTELHTLWLNEEKAAVPGREYEIWHRRHDYWLLAGIVTHGYGRWQDIQNDIRFAIINEPFKMDVGKGNFLEIKNKFLARRFKLLEQALVIEEQLRRAAYLNLAQDPSHPAMSLNARFAEVECLAESHQHLSKESLAGNKPANAVLHKVLNQLEELLSDMKSDVSRLPATLARIPPVAQRLQMSERSILSRLAATAGNASNAAQLMAQFPAGFQGTTLPAFTGGPAGNFASFRPQFSVPGQLSNNAGA; from the exons AAGAGGAAGAGGCTCAGGAGGACAATGCACAAGTGGCGGAGCTGTCCAATGATTCCGATGCGCCACTGAAACCGAAT AATGACGAGGACGACGACTATGATCCCGAGGACAATCGCAAGAAGAAGAAGGGCAAGAAGCGCAAGACCCGCAAGGGCGAGGAGAAGGGTCGCAAGAAAAAGAAGCGCAAGAAGAACGAGAGCGAGGAGGACAGCGACTTTGTGCAGCACGATGAGGAGGTGGAGTACGCCAGCACCTCGAAGCGGGGACGCAAGCGCAAGGAGGAGAAGCAGGCCGCCAAGGAGAAGGAGTCGGCATCATCTG GAATGCCATCCGTGGAGGACGTTTGCTCGGCCTTTAGCGTGTGCGACGTGGAGATCGAGTACAGcgaggaggagctgcagaGCCTCACCACCTACAAGTCGTTTATGCAGCACGTGCGTCCCATTCTCCAGAAGGAGAACCCCAAGATCGCTGCCCCCAAGCTGATGATGCTGGTGGCGGCCAAGTGGCGCGAGTTCTGCGAGAGCAACCCGCACATCCAGCAAGAGGGAGGAGCTGCCGGGTCCGGGTCCGGTGGCCAGGGTGATCAGGAGGCGGAAGAGCCCCGATCCTCGCGGTCCTCACGAAACGAGAAGCCAGACGACATCTACGAGGAGGCcgccgaggaggaggaagaggaggaggaggaggagaagaagCCGCGACGCAAACGGAGCGGTCGCGGCAAGAAGGGACGCCGACCCTCGGGCAAGGTGCCCACTCTGAAAATCAAGCTCGGAAAGCGGAAGCGCGACAGCTCCGACGATGAGCAGGACGCCAGCGGCGCCTCCGAACGGGACTCGGATCTGGAGTTCGAGCGCATGCTGCAGAAATCGGACGACAGTGCCGACGAGAAGGAAGCTCCCGCCAAGGCGGAAGCAGCGGCTCCGGCTGCCCAGGACGACGGATCCGGGGCTCCGGTGGTGCGCAAGAAGGCCAAGACCAAGATCGGCAACAAGTTCAAGAAGAAGAACAAGCTAAAGAAGACGAAGAACTTCCCGGAGGGCGAGGATGGGGAGCACGAGCACCAGGACTATTGCGAGGTGTGCCAGCAGGGCGGCGAGATCATCCTGTGCGACACCTGTCCGCGGGCCTACCACTTGGTGTGCCTGGAGCCGGAACTGGACGAGCCGCCAGAGGGCAAGTGGTCCTGCCCGCACTGCGAGGCCGACGGCGGAGCtgccgaggaggaggacgatgaCGAGCACCAGGAGTTCTGCCGCGTGTGCAAGGATGGCGGGGAGCTGCTCTGCTGCGACTCCTGCCCCTCGGCCTACCATACCTTCTGTCTGAATCCGCCGCTGGACACCATACCAGACGGGGACTGGCGCTGCCCGCGCTGTAGCTGCCCTCCGCTGACCGGCAAGGCCGAGAAGATCATCACCTGGCGGTGGGTCGTGCGCACCGACGCCGACGGACCCAGCACCTCGAAGGGATCCAAGAGCAGCAACACCCGGATCCGCGAGTACTTCATCAAGTGGCACAACATGTCCTACTGGCACTGCGAGTGGGTCTCCGAGGTGCAGCTGGACGTCCACCATCCGCTGATGATCCGTTCGTTCCAACGCAAGTACGACATGGAGGAGCCTCCCAAGTTCGAGGAGTCCCTCGACGAGGCCGACACCCGCTACAAGCGCATCCAGCGCCACAAGGACAAGGTGGGCATGAAGGCGGACGACGACGCCGACGACCTGGAGGAGCGCTTCTACAAGAATGGCGTCAAGCCGGAGTGGCTCATCGTCCAGCGAGTGATCAACCATCGGACTGCCCGGGATGGCAGCACCATGTATCTGGTGAAGTGGCGCGAGCTTCCCTACGACAAGTCCACCTGGGAAGAGGAGGGCGACGACATTCCCGGTCTGCGCCAGGCCATCGACTACTACCAGGACTTGCGTGCCGTGTGCACCTCTGAGAACACGCGCTCCAGCAGCAAGAAGAACAAGAAGGGGCGCCGCTCCAAGCTCAAGGCCGAGGACGACGAGGATCGGCCGGTGAAGCACTACACTCCGCCGCCGGAGAAGCCCACCACCGATCTGAAGAAGAAGTACGAGGGTCAGCCTGCCTTCCTGGAGGGAACCGGCATGCAGCTGCATCCCTACCAGATCGAGGGCATCAACTGGTTGCGCTACAGCTGGGGTCAGGGCATCGACACCATCCTGGCAGACGAGATGGGTCTGGGCAAGACCATTCAGACGGTAACCTTCCTGTACTCGCTGTACAAGGAGGGCCACTGCCGCGGCCCGTTCCTTGTGGCCGTGCCTCTCTCCACGCTGGTCAACTGGGAGCGCGAGTTCGAGCTCTGGGCACCCGACTTCTACTGCATCACCTACATCGGCGACAAGGACTCGCGTGCGGTGATCCGCGAGAACGAGCTGAGCTTCGAGGAGGGCGCCATTCGCGGCAGCAAGGTGTCCCGTCTGCGGACCACCCAGTACAAGTTCAACGTCCTCCTGACCAGCTACGAGCTCATTTCCATGGACGCCGCCTGCCTGGGCAGCATCGATTGGGCCGTGCTGGTGGTGGACGAGGCGCATCGCCTCAAGAGCAACCAGAGCAAGTTCTTCCGCATCCTGAACAGCTATGCCATCGCGTACAAGCTCCTCCTCACCGGCACCCCGTTGCAGAACAATCTGGAGGAGTTGTTCCATCTCCTGAACTTCCTCAGTCGGGACAAGTTCAACGACCTGCAGGCCTTCCAGGGCGAGTTTGCGGACGTGTCCAAGGAGGAGCAGGTGAAGCGCCTGCACGAGATGCTCGGCCCGCACATGCTGCGTCGCCTCAAGACGGACGTGCTCAAGAACATGCCCTCCAAGTCGGAGTTCATTGTGCGCGTGGAGCTCTCGGCCATGCAGAAGAAGTTCTACAAGTTCATCCTCACCAAGAACTACGAGGCCTTGAACTCGAAGAGCGGCGGCGGCTCCTGCTCGCTGATCAACATCATGATGGACCTGAAGAAGTGCTGCAACCATCCGTACCTCTTCCCCTCCGCCGCCGAGGAGGCACCCACCTCCGCCGGCGGTCTCTACGAGATCAACTCCCTGACCAAGGCCGCCGGCAAGCTGGTGCTGCTCTCCAAGATGCTCAAGCAACTGAAGTCGCAGAACCACCGAGTGCTGATCTTCTCCCAGATGACCAAGATGCTGGACATTCTCGAGGACTTCCTCGAGGGCGAGCAGTACAAGTACGAGCGCATCGATGGTGGCATCACCGGTACAGTGCGTCAGGAGGCTATCGATCGATTCAACGCTCCGGGAGCTCAGCAGTTTGTCTTTCTGCTCTCCACCCGAGCCGGTGGTCTGGGCATCAACTTGGCCACCGCCGATACCGTCATCATCTATGACTCTGACTGGAATCCGCACAACGACATCCAGGCCTTCTCCCGAGCGCATCGTATCGGCCAGGCCAACAAGGTGATGATTTACCGTTTCGTGACCAGGAACTCGGTGGAGGAGCGTGTTACCCAGGTGGCCAAGCGCAAGATGATGCTCACCCACTTGGTTGTGCGGCCGGGAATGGGCGGCAAGGGCGCCAACTTCACCAAGCAGGAACTGGACGACATTCTTCGCTTCGGTACCGAGGATCTCTTCAAGGAGGACGACAAGGAGGAGGCCATTCACTACGACGACAAGGCGGTGGCCGAGCTGCTGGACCGCACCAATCGCGGCATCGAGGAGAAGGAGTCCTGGGCCAACGAGTATCTGTCCTCTTTTAAGGTGGCTTCCTACGCCACCaaggaggaagaggaggaggaggagaccGAGATTATCAAGCAGGATGCCGAGAACTCAGATCCGGCCTACTGGGTCAAGTTGCTGCGTCACCACTACGAGCAGCACCAGGAGGACGTGGGTCGCAGCCTGGGCAAGGGCAAGCGTGTGCGCAAGCAGGTGAACTACACGGACGGCGGCGTTGTGGCCGCCGATACCACCCGCGACGACTCCAACTGGCAGGACAACGGCAGCGAGTACAACTCCGAGTATTCGGCTGGCTCGGATGAGGATGGCGGCGACGACGACTTCGACGACCAGAACGGTGGCGAGCGGAAGGCCAAGCGCCGCTTGGAGCGCCGCGACGATCGCCCGCTTCCCCCCCTGTTGGCCCGCGTGGGTGGCAACATCGAGGTGCTGGGATTCAATGCCCGCCAGCGGAAGAGCTTCCTCAACGCCATCATGCGCTACGGCATGCCCCCGCAAGACGCCTTCAACTCTCAGTGGCTGGTGCGAGATCTCCGCGGCAAGTCCGAGCGCAATTTCAAGGCCTACGTGTCCCTCTTCATGCGGCACCTGTGCGAGCCCGGTGCCGACAATGCAGAGACCTTCGCCGACGGAGTTCCTCGCGAGGGACTGTCGCGCCAGCACGTTCTCACCCGGATTGGCGTCATGTCCCTGATCCGCAAGAAGGTGCAGGAGTTCGAGCACATCAACGGCTATTACAGTATGCCGGAGCTGATCCTGAAGCCCTGCGAACCCGTGCGGGCCCTGGCCAAGCAGGAGGCATCGTCTCTGGAGGCCACTACGGCCGCCGGCGGCAAAGCAGAGGTGGACAAGAGCGCCACCACTAGCAACAGCGCCACTCCGGCCACCAGCGCGGCACCCAGCCCAGCCCCGGCTTCGGACAAGGGCGAGGAAAAGGACAAGGACGAGAAGGAGAAGACCTCATCGGAAAAGAGCGATGTAAAGCAGGAACAAGAG GAGGCTGAGGAGGATAAGAAGCCGACTGACGTCAAGCAGGAGCAGTCTGGGGAGGATGCCTCCGCCGACTCGAAGCCCAGCGAGACCGAGGTCAAGGCCGAGGTGGCCAAGACAGAGCCCAAGGAGGAGGCCAAGGACACCGAACTCAAGGACGAGCCCAAGACCGAGGAGGACGACAAGGAAaaggagaaggagaaggaaAAGCTCGAGGACAAGAAGCCCATCCCTATcgacgatgacgacgacgacgtcATGATTGTCAAGGAGGACGGGGAGCTGGAGAAGCCCAACGCCACCTCGCCCAAGGATCACAAGgcggctgccgctgccgccgcaGCTGCTGCTGGCACTACCGGAGCGGCCGGCAAGGGAGTGGAGGACAGTCTCGAGGTGCTGAAGCGCAAGTTCATGTTCAACATCGCCGACGGCGGCTTCACCGAGCTCCATACCCTGTGGCTGAACGAGGAGAAGGCTGCGGTGCCCGGACGCGAGTACGAGATCTGGCACCGGCGCCACGACTACTGGCTTCTGGCCGGCATCGTGACCCACGGATACGGGCGCTGGCAGGACATCCAGAACGACATCCGCTTCGCCATCATCAACGAGCCCTTCAAGATGGACGTGGGCAAGGGTAACTTCCTGGAGATCAAGAACAAATTCCTCGCCCGCCGGTTCAAGCTCTTGGAGCAGGCCCTGGTCATCGAGGAGCAGCTGCGGCGGGCGGCCTACTTGAATCTCGCCCAGGACCCAAGTCACCCAGCCATGTCGCTGAACGCCCGGTTCGCCGAGGTGGAGTGTCTCGCGGAGTCGCACCAACATCTCAGCAAGGAGTCCCTGGCGGGCAACAAGCCAGCCAACGCCGTGCTCCACAAGGTGCTCAACCAGCTCGAGGAGCTGCTCTCGGACATGAAGAGCGACGTCTCCCGGCTACCGGCCACTCTCGCCCGCATCCCGCCCGTGGCCCAGCGCCTCCAAATGTCGGAGCGTTCGATTCTCTCTCGCTTGGCGGCCACCGCCGGCAATGCCTCCAATGCAG CTCAATTAATGGCACAATTCCCGGCTGGATTCCAGGGCACGACACTGCCCGCATTCACCGGCGGACCGGCTGGCAACTTTGCCAGCTTCCGGCCACAGTTCTCGGTGCCCGGCCAGCTATCGAATAACGCCGGCGCCTAG